A genomic segment from Xiphophorus maculatus strain JP 163 A chromosome 6, X_maculatus-5.0-male, whole genome shotgun sequence encodes:
- the LOC111608963 gene encoding uncharacterized protein LOC111608963 translates to MDEFEADYTSYGGKDELLEIISLKCDIEASDLTLTAPKADLLGKILSALDTLLFDEWINDPPSASTLQHAQVYITELCALSVEIPEEVSRENISNHVQSLVGSFSQSASNISENLELTQALYLTLMYYISDKDKSDADAVIIAKKWAKAELTVEQLFATEFLSILISSMHGTVGKASMFVLKMEIQCLKLLMSTLVNLNGKESHSASTEMILELVEIDQWTPMEAVNLLKALSLKCTEDVSVAKVLKLVEVYDISPSWTDDSGHSLIQALDNANSESFYQDFHKILKKRDESSLDAALANIKMSQKLDDSRINEIKTVITGVFQVSENAPKGSLNFETFDTKNLQNCLSQLCKAVFDAKSWWPTVKHMVQWCVLVLTGKTNIPQLVSSEDPCVIALFAAAQFYMGNKVDIMLNSDNDTETQVKEWSDFYKNLGISVRTNIKKQTDTTFMTIYEADVIYGTLQDFVSDYFMYWKEVIETQIPHLIRGFIIEEECLIGSQTLDLPRLTDSESLACSAEALQNLMGRLRSENMEDRERFLKAIFQALQSNLKESPSTEAQIVKILKKISGKEVLPKDMFCLTFLENLLKVVTSENKGGKSMTSTAETWCLDSILASSEQIRASSKETTEVFQMVSNLGDKHLWSPLELLNLLGALINHHHGEGCISIMKILHLMETYRMSSKWTDEKNQSVISLLESYKTENLIQHLGKSLGNEEMKTIGTLFDEIRQMEDIDEETLNKSQKIVAHVTELIEKEEIKKHNDIKKAKQLSHSTEIADLQEVLAVLCNAVYADKKYCPRATQMISWCLLALSNTGKLLEMGTGEGKSCVIAMFAALRVFRGEKIDVVSSSSVLCQRDAAEWENFYKYFGITVDTNTNKTDDRSRKECYQKDIIYGTIETFAADHLRQIFEMKDVRSDRSYQCIIIDEVDSLLLDQGVQLTYLSSPLVSMEHLNTILAMIWGHVQQYGFLSSEHQTFVQGPPASFFRAIFDSINTEESEINDPLDILHIAEETNTVPQGFTEDIHKGDKNDILKKLKIVTQEAVINFFEEMEEYVPYGFTIYTLNDEGLLCPRKLSPYNTNQIPDLKFLVLDEGLCCPLYNSEEVLIKPIAELISEKIQYTPCTDKTDKISIPGFLRNLIETKMPLWVENAFLAKQLKEGRDYVVENENICPVDFRSTGIIELNKKWGDGLQQFVEIKHQVKLSTISAVTNYISNISFFQKYHGKIYGTTGTLGTEKDILFLQDLYPSLSACRMPTFNRKKLYEVKGTLKKTSKEWKSEIKGVVMSQISSNSYREGRAALVICETINKAKEIYEELKSSIKGEIILYSRSDKESLSKIDKELESGDVIVATNLAGRGTDIKVSKKVNSNGGLFVILSFLSENTRVELQAFGRTARKGKPGSAQIITCTEHLQYDFRSAVSLEEAKSTRDRLAAERISSMMNDVSEMNLREELFSEYCETLHDIYKKTDGDDRKVIVAIMNEFWGIWLQIKSDDIDHQKKSELHQSLKKDLSVARQESSSQTSPCSSIYHYINFGNIFLDDKKWENSARLFDKAMNQDKSWAAIAFYSHAYCTIKLSKGDYLTQAKEDLQKAQESIKYLSEECLVCLQFIKMATVDSGKGEPSSLEKQMTSKCSMYRFFDKNITEAIQKIDEIKERGRDAIVKKSPVFSLVSDADEALQLEADNLYSRGLKYVFSVEEKPRFCWEGLVVFLLGVLQIVAGALLTVFTVGTLAQIGMGLITEGISDCIEGITAMVTGEFSWKEWAIGKAISIGVSIISFGVGKLISKGFKAAKAAIKAIGKKLKALPKFLSKQAKQSLSTVTKTNMKNALKHTVKTIAEETLFYGLEKAEEKALEEILKGIKNEITKGIVKDVKSSLEKEPLATLVDNVILLDLLYKDQLRQVLEDKDRKKDLLSIYKQLGSTALQPLYADLSWQNKLNSSIIKVLDSATEGTKGKTRVILTAIQTSHHLILAGDAIGEVLTLSHKFFSNFEKELNTFIKEKPLKVKRNELTFSETDMLKIFKQDLADTLSTLLADALVEVVKQKFFSHLVSRAQNEAHEAIRRHVKSGLKSERTEEKLKAGQLNNYIVNMPVNPNAKLSANAGQLTRSHAEKIKNNKAAGTILDIRVLSEATGTRVVILTENKHGKLTKMQEVSPSTISASETVTLIYRPKSTQNPNGHYDVFIDNKAVSIDSKEKSSLFHAMARGMKPKASDSAIASEANRLRSVEVNMLLKQPGQWEPFMKRKELTETIRGGDWYMAEAGRPERIIKENKTLLQKITGTVEKYKGYLKKTAIPAVEKAVNANQQPSNSTIVEANKLNQKSKLAVAMLQARKYLSGSDTSKTSGVEKQEGQKLPTDRSLKDVVDDISSPEPKALKSCLATMISKDDVVGTFKLMTFSAMFRCQLTDTENVQNKKSKTRVAMFEKSFQENSTQMVQKWYSLLQGKGVMTNDHQTTITQWINTQGYKDKNDPHRKQVSSVLT, encoded by the coding sequence ATGGATGAATTTGAAGCTGATTATACATCTTACGGGGGTAAAGATGAGCTTCTAGAAATTATCTCTCTGAAATGTGACATAGAAGCTTCTGATCTTACTCTCACTGCTCCAAAAGCCGATCTGCTGGGCAAGATCCTCTCAGCTCTGGACACACTCCTGTTTGATGAATGGATAAATGATCCGCCATCTGCCAGCACCCTGCAGCACGCTCAGGTGTACATCACAGAGCTGTGTGCGCTGTCTGTAGAGATACCAGAAGAGGTCTCTCGAGAAAATATCTCCAATCATGTGCAGTCCTTAGTTGGGTccttcagccaatcagcatccAATATTTCTGAGAATCTTGAGTTGACCCAAGCCTTGTATCTTACTCTGATGTACTACATCAGTGACAAGGACAAATCTGATGCTGATGCAGTCATTATAGCAAAGAAATGGGCCAAGGCAGAGCTCACTGTGGAGCAGCTTTTTGCAACTGAGTTCCTGAGCATCCTCATTTCATCCATGCATGGTACAGTTGGCAAAGCCTCTATGTTTGtcctaaaaatggaaattcaaTGTCTGAAACTTCTAATGTCGACTCTTGTCAATCTGAATGGTAAAGAGAGCCACTCTGCATCAACTGAGATGATCCTTGAACTTGTAGAAATAGACCAATGGACACCAATGGAGGCAGTGAATCTGCTCAAAGCACTCTCATTAAAATGCACTGAAGATGTTTCAGTAGCAAAAGTCCTAAAGTTGGTCGAGGTTTATGACATATCTCCAAGCTGGACGGATGATTCTGGACACTCTCTTATTCAGGCTCTTGACAATGCTAATTCAGAAAGTTTCTATCAGGATTTCCATAAGATTCTCAAAAAGAGGGATGAAAGCAGTCTAGACGCAGCTCtagcaaacataaaaatgtcacagaAGTTGGATGACTCCAGGATTAATGAGATAAAAACAGTAATCACTGGTGTTTTCCAGGTTTCAGAAAATGCTCCCAAGGGATCTTtaaattttgaaacttttgatACAAAGAATTTGCAGAACTGTCTGTCTCAACTCTGCAAAGCAGTTTTTGATGCAAAGAGTTGGTGGCCCACAGTGAAACACATGGTGCAGTGGTGTGTGCTGGTGCTTACCGGGAAGACAAACATACCACAACTGGTTTCTTCTGAAGATCCATGTGTCATTGCCCTGTTTGCTGCAGCACAATTCTATATGGGGAACAAAGTGGACATTATGCTAAACTCTGACAATGACACTGAAACTCAAGTTAAGGAATGGtctgatttctacaaaaaccTTGGAATATCTGTCAGAACAAATATCAAGAAACAAACTGACACAACTTTTATGACGATCTATGAAGCTGATGTCATCTATGGTACACTTCAAGACTTTGTGTCTGACTATTTCATGTACTGGAAAGAGGTCATTGAAACTCAGATTCCTCATCTCATACGAGGATTTATCATTGAAGAAGAATGTCTTATTGGATCACAAACTCTTGATCTGCCAAGGCTCACGGATAGCGAATCTCTTGCTTGTTCTGCAGAAGCCCTGCAAAACCTCATGGGAAGATTACGAtcagaaaacatggaagacAGAGAGAGGTTCCTCAAGGCCATTTTTCAAGCTCTAcagtcaaatttaaaagaaagtcCAAGTACAGAAGCACAAATTGTAAAAATCCTTAAGAAGATTAGTGGAAAGGAAGTTCTTCCTAAAGACATGTTCTGTCTGACGTTTCTTGAGAATCTCCTCAAAGTGGTTACCAGTGAAAATAAAGGCGGAAAAAGTATGACGTCCACTGCTGAAACATGGTGCTTAGACAGCATTTTGGCATCTTCAGAGCAAATTAGAGCCTCGAGTAAAGAAACCACTGAAGTCTTTCAAATGGTTTCAAATCTTGGAGACAAACATCTTTGGTCACCACTGGAACTCCTCAACCTTCTTGGAGCATTAATCAATCACCATCATGGTGAGGGATGCATTTCAATCatgaaaattttacatttgatgGAAACATATAGGATGTCTTCCAAGTGGACAGATGAGAAAAATCAATCTGTCATTAGTTTACTAGAGtcatataaaacagaaaatctgatcCAGCATTTAGGGAAAAGCCTTGGAAATGAGGAAATGAAAACCATTGGTACCCTTTTTGATGAGATAAGACAGATGGAAGACATTGATGAAGAAACACTGAACAAATCACAGAAGATAGTTGCTCATGTGACAGAACTCAtcgaaaaagaagaaatcaaaaaACATAATGACATAAAAAAGGCTAAACAACTCAGCCACAGCACAGAAATAGCTGATCTTCAGGAGGTCTTGGCAGTGTTATGCAATGCTGTTTATGCTGACAAAAAGTATTGCCCCAGAGCCACTCAGATGATAAGCTGGTGCCTCTTGGCCTTGTCCAACACTGGGAAGCTCCTGGAAATGGGAACTGGAGAAGGAAAGTCTTGTGTCATTGCAATGTTTGCGGCACTGCGTGTGTTTAGGGGTGAAAAGATAGATGTGGTGTCCAGCTCTTCTGTTTTGTGTCAAAGAGATGCAGCAGAATGGGAAAACTTCTACAAGTACTTTGGCATTACTgttgacacaaacacaaataaaactgatgacAGGAGTAGAAAAGAGTGCTACCAAAAAGACATTATCTATGGAACTATTGAAACCTTTGCTGCTGATCATCTTCGCCAGATATTTGAGATGAAAGATGTTAGATCTGATCGTAGCTATCAGTGCATCATCATTGATGAAGTGGATTCTCTGCTGTTGGATCAGGGAGTGCAGCTCACTTACCTGTCCAGCCCACTGGTCTCCATGGAGCACCTGAATACTATTCTAGCAATGATCTGGGGACACGTCCAGCAGTATGGCTTTCTGTCATCAGAACACCAAACATTTGTACAGGGTCCACCTGCTTCATTCTTCAGGGCCATCTTTGACTCAATAAACACAgaagaaagtgaaataaatgatcCACTGGACATTTTACATATTGCAGAAGAAACCAACACTGTACCACAAGGATTTACAGAGGACATCCATAAGGGAGACAAGAACGATATccttaaaaagctgaaaattgtgACTCAAGAAGCTGTGATAaatttttttgaagaaatgGAGGAGTATGTCCCCTACGGTTTTACAATTTACACATTAAATGATGAAGGACTGCTTTGTCCAAGAAAACTCAGTCCTTACAACACAAATCAAATACCAGACCTAAAGTTTCTTGTCTTGGATGAAGGATTGTGTTGTCCTCTCTACAACTCAGAAGAAGTCCTCATCAAGCCCATTGCAGAGTTAATCTCAGAGAAGATTCAGTACACTCCATGCAcagacaaaacagacaaaatcaGCATTCCTGGATTCTTGAGGAATCTCATTGAGACCAAAATGCCTTTGTGGGTGGAGAATGCCTTTCTGGCAAAGCAGTTGAAGGAAGGACGGGACTATGTTGTAGAAAATGAGAATATCTGTCCAGTAGACTTCAGATCCACTGGCATCATTGAACTGAATAAGAAATGGGGTGATGGTCTGCAGCAGTTTGTGGAGATTAAGCATCAAGTCAAACTGAGCACAATTTCAGCAGTGACAAACTACATTTCTAACATCTCCTTTTTTCAAAAGTACCATGGCAAAATATATGGAACTACAGGAACTCTTGGTACTGAAAAGGACATTCTGTTTTTGCAGGATTTATATCCAAGTCTATCTGCATGCAGAATGCCAACATTCAACAGGAAAAAACTATATGAGGTCAAAGGAACTCTGAAAAAAACTTCGAAAGAGTggaaatcagaaataaaaggaGTTGTCATGTCTCAGATTTCCTCAAATTCATACAGAGAGGGAAGAGCCGCCCTGGTGATCTGTGAAACTATCAACAAAGCCAAAGAGATCTATGAAGAACTGAAGAGCAGCATTAAAGGTGAAATCATCCTCTACAGTCGCAGTGATAAAGAAAGTTTGAGCAAAATAGACAAGGAGCTGGAGTCTGGGGATGTTATTGTTGCCACAAACCTTGCTGGGCGTGGCACTGACATTAAAGTGTCCAAAAAGGTGAACAGTAATGGAGGACTGTTTGTtatcctctccttcctctctgaAAACACCAGAGTAGAACTCCAGGCTTTTGGTCGAACAGCACGAAAAGGGAAACCTGGATCTGCTCAGATCATTACATGCACTGAACACCTGCAGTATGACTTCAGGTCAGCTGTGTCTCTGGAGGAAGCCAAAAGCACGAGGGACAGACTTGCAGCAGAAAGGATAAGTTCAATGATGAATGACGTTTCTGAGATGAATTTACGTGAGGAGCTGTTTTCTGAGTACTGTGAGACTCTTCATgatatttacaagaaaacagATGGAGATGATAGAAAAGTTATTGTTGCCATCATGAATGAGTTCTGGGGGATCTGGCTCCAAATTAAATCAGACGACATCGATCACCAGAAGAAAAGTGAACTTCACCAAAGTCTAAAGAAGGATTTATCTGTGGCAAGGCAAGAGTCTTCATCTCAAACTTCCCCATGTTCAAGCATTTATCACTACATcaattttggaaacattttcttggatgataaaaaatgggaaaatagtGCCAGGCTGTTTGATAAAGCTATGAATCAAGACAAAAGTTGGGCAGCCATCGCTTTTTACAGTCACGCATACTGCACTATTAAACTGTCAAAGGGAGACTACCTGACTCAAGCCAAAGAAGACCTACAAAAGGCACAAGAGTCCATCAAGTATCTGAGTGAAGAATGCCTTGTCTGTTTGCAGTTCATTAAAATGGCCACTGTGGACTCAGGCAAAGGTGAACCATCCAGCCTTGAAAAACAGATGACATCCAAGTGCAGCATGTACAGgttctttgataaaaacatcACTGAGGCCATCCAAAAGATTGATGAAATCAAAGAAAGAGGGAGGGATGCAATAGTCAAAAAATCCCCTGTTTTCTCCTTGGTGTCGGATGCTGATGAAGCTCTCCAGTTAGAAGCTGATAACCTCTACAGTCGCGGtctaaaatatgtattttctgttGAGGAGAAGCCTCGTTTCTGCTGGGAAGGACTGGTGGTTTTCTTGCTTGGAGTTTTGCAGATTGTTGCTGGAGCACTGCTCACTGTATTTACAGTTGGTACCTTGGCTCAAATCGGAATGGGTCTCATCACAGAAGGAATATCTGACTGCATTGAAGGTATTACAGCCATGGTGACAGGAGAGTTCAGCTGGAAAGAATGGGCTATCGGAAAAGCCATTTCCATCGGTGTTTCTATAATATCATTTGGAGTTGGAAAACTAATTTCGAAGGGATTCAAGGCTGCCAAAGCAGCGATCAAAGCCATAGGTAAAAAACTGAAGGCATTGCCAAAGTTTCTCTCCAAACAGGCAAAACAGAGTTTAAGCACCGTcacaaagacaaacatgaaaaatgctttaaaacatacagtaaaaacAATTGCTGAGGAAACACTGTTTTACGGACTTGAGAAAGCAGAAGAGAAAGCACttgaagaaatattaaaaggcatcaaaaatgaaataacaaagGGAATTGTTAAAGATGTGAAAAGCAGCCTGGAAAAAGAACCCCTGGCTACATTGGTGGATAATGTTATACTGTTAGATCTTCTATATAAAGACCAACTGCGCCAGGTCCTGgaagacaaagacagaaagaaagaccTCCTTTCCATTTACAAACAGTTGGGGAGTACTGCACTACAACCATTATATGCAGACCTTAGTTGGCAGAACAAGCTTAATTCATCAATCATCAAAGTGCTTGACAGCGCAACAGAAGGCACAAAAGGAAAAACTCGTGTAATTTTGACAGCTATTCAAACTAGCCACCATCTTATTCTTGCAGGAGATGCTATTGGTGAAGTACTCACCCTCTCCCACAAGTTTTTCTCAAACTTTGAGAAAGAACTGAACacttttatcaaagaaaaacctttgaaagtGAAGCGAAATGAGCTAACTTTCTCAGaaactgacatgctgaaaatattcaaacaagaCTTGGCTGACACCCTCAGTACTTTACTGGCTGATGCCTTGGTAGAGGTGGTTAAGCAGAAGTTTTTCAGTCACCTTGTTTCTCGTGCACAGAACGAAGCACATGAGGCCATCAGGCGACATGTCAAATCCGGCTTAAAGAGTGAGAGGACAGAGGAAAAACTTAAAGCTGGACAACTCAACAACTACATAGTAAATATGCCAGTAAATCCAAATGCAAAACTTTCAGCTAATGCTGGTCAACTCACAAGATCACATGCTGAAAAGATCAAGAATAACAAAGCTGCTGGTACTATTCTTGATATCAGAGTCCTGTCTGAAGCCACTGGTACTAGAGTTGTTATTCTTACAGAAAACAAGCATGGAAAACTCACCAAAATGCAGGAAGTTAGTCCAAGCACCATATCTGCCAGTGAAACAGTGACTTTGATCTACAGGCCAAAGAGCACCCAAAACCCTAACGGTCATTATGATGTGTTCATCGACAATAAGGCAGTGAGCATAGACAGCAAAGAAAAGAGTTCTCTGTTCCATGCTATGGCAAGAGGCATGAAACCAAAAGCCAGTGATTCAGCGATTGCTTCTGAAGCAAACCGCCTGAGATCTGTGGAGGTCAACATGCTCCTCAAACAACCAGGGCAATGGGAACCTTTTATGAAGCGCAAAGAGTTAACCGAAACAATCAGAGGAGGAGACTGGTACATGGCAGAGGCAGGTAGACCAGAAAGAAttataaaggaaaacaaaaccctgCTGCAGAAAATAACTGGAACGGTTGAAAAGTACAAAggatatttgaaaaaaacagcTATTCCAGCAGTAGAAAAAGCCGTCAATGCAAATCAGCAGCCTTCGAACAGTACCATAGTGGAAGCTAACAAACTGAACCAGAAGAGCAAATTGGCTGTGGCAATGTTGCAAGCGAGAAAATATCTGTCTGGCTCAGATACCAGCAAAACTTCTGGTGTGGAGAAACAAGAAGGCCAAAAGTTACCAACTGATCGCAGCCTTAAAGATGTAGTTGATGATATATCTTCTCCAGAGCCAAAAGCTTTAAAATCATGCTTAGCTACCATGATAAGCAAAGATGATGTTGTTGGAACCTTTAAACTGATGACATTCAGTGCAATGTTCAGATGCCAGCTGACTGACACCGAGAATGTTCAAAACAAGAAGAGTAAAACCCGGGTTGCCATGTTTGAGAAGAGTTTTCAAGAAAACAGTACACAGATGGTACAGAAATGGTACAGCCTGCTTCAAGGCAAGGGTGTCATGACAAATGACCATCAAACAACAATCACACAGTGGATCAACACCCAGGGCTACAAGGATAAAAATGATCCACACAGGAAACAGGTGTCCAGCGTCCTGACATGA